TGCTGTGATCTTTCTCGCGGCGCGTCCGCCGAAGACATCGTGCTGGTCTCCGCGATCGCGGCGCTCCAGTCCATAACCCCATGAGCACTGGCCCCTGGAGGGTTCATGACGTTCACGGTACGTAGGGATGTGAAGGGTGTGGTGGTCGTCGAGGTGGACGGCCAGCTCATCGTGGGCAACCGGCATGAAATGAAGGCCAAGGTGCTCGAGGCGCTCGAGGCCGGTGACCGGAAGTTCCTGATCGACTTCACCAAGACCGCCTACATCGACTCGTCGGGGCTGGGGGTGCTGGTCTCGCTGTCGAAGAAGATCCGCGACGAAGGCGGCGACCTCAGGCTCGCCGGGCTGAACGAAGACCTCAAGACGCTGTTCGAGTTGACCAAACTGGACACCCTGTTCGCGATCGCCGACTCCCCGGCGGAGGCGCTCGGGGCGTTTTGAGCCAGCCCATGCGCGCCGCGCTCTCGGCCCAGGTAGCCCGCCTCACCGGAGCGGCCGAACCCGGGCTCGAGGCCGAGCTGACCCTGACGGTGCCGAACGACGTGGCGGTCATCGAGGAGGCGGTGAACCTCGTGGCGCGCCACCTCGAGGCGAGCTTCGTGGACCGGCACAGCATCCGCTTCAATCTGCGCGTCGCCCTCACCGAGGC
Above is a window of Gemmatimonadales bacterium DNA encoding:
- a CDS encoding STAS domain-containing protein; the encoded protein is MTFTVRRDVKGVVVVEVDGQLIVGNRHEMKAKVLEALEAGDRKFLIDFTKTAYIDSSGLGVLVSLSKKIRDEGGDLRLAGLNEDLKTLFELTKLDTLFAIADSPAEALGAF